The Oryza glaberrima chromosome 5, OglaRS2, whole genome shotgun sequence DNA segment TTTCTTCGTAGGTATGGACAAGCCTTGACGTCGACCCTGTCCTAACACAAGCACACATCTGGACATCCTGATGATTGATCACTCACATGGCATGTGGTtgatggaaggaaaaaaaaacaaaactttgtTCTTATCGGATACTAGTACGTAGAGAATTAGGTGCAAATTGGCCACAATTTTCTTCAATGAGAtaataataggaaaaaaaaacttggttcTATTCTATGGAAGAACTATCCTGAAGACATTGCATTTGAGGTCGAGAAGATAGTAAAGCATTCTCTTACCTACAGGGGAACACACCGTTATCATAGGCTATGTCTTAACCTGTATTTTAGGCAAAACACAcaacaaattattattattgttttttcatCCAAGGCTTAAGCCCTGGTTGATAGCCTCATGGACTTACCATCACTACAAGCACGTTCTCTAATGAGATAATGGAGAATTATTCTTATTCTTTTTATCTGTCACTTTTTATGTTTTCCATATTCTCTGATATGCAAATTCGGCATTTCCATCTTATGATTACATCAAGATATTTCAGTAAAACTAAAATGTAATGAAAGTTTCAGCGACAAATCTAATGAAATAATTTTCATACAACCAACCATGTAGCTTTTAAGCATATTAATATTCAAAGTTTGCCGGCATAAATTGTTGAACAACCACATAACTCTTATCATCCTAATTAAAAGGATTTTTATCTCAAAAAAAGATTAAAGGGATTTTGACAACATATTTGTGGAAATCCAATATTTCTTCCCTTTTTGAGAGGAGAAGCCAATGTCAGTAGCAGGTACCCTCATGTGTCCAATTAAAGTGTATACTTAAGCTCTAATAAATTGGTTGATGCGTATAACTCAATGATTTCGACTGAACATCACATACCTTATGGGCTCTTGTGAAGTCAGATTTGTGGTAGCGATTGGACCAGGAGATGATCAATCTCAAACAGTGATCAGCGTATTATCATAGCAATTATTTTTCTCCATTTTGTTTCATGATCATTCAGTCAGTTAGGTCACTTTTGTACCAAGTTGCTTGTAGAGAAATCAAGGATGTCTTTGGGAAGATGTGGCATCAACGACCTGATAAGATGTGAGAAGACACACATTTTATGGACGGCGAGCTTCTGATCAAAGAAAGTTCAGAAGAATCTGATCATTCAGAAGAATTCTTTTGGACTTAGCACATTTCACAAGCAACAAAATGCAACCATATCTGCAACTCTGCATGCATGATTGTGGGGGACTTTGTTCTGTTTCTCCTTGAATTGTGTGACCCAAAGAGGGGAAGATTTGATGCCATTGAAGCAAGTGTAGTGTAGTGTACAGAGTACAGTATACTGTAGCAGCTCACATGGAAGGCTAGTGTCTTTGTTGATACCATGCTATGCTTCCAGCTGAGGAGAAGAATCTTGGCACAGGACAATTGATTCTCAAGTCCCAACTTTCTCTTATTGTAGCTGGTCACAGTTCCAGGACTGACTTCAGAGTTCTAGATTGCGACAGAGTTGGAAGaacgatatactccctccgttcctaaataAAAGCGTTTCTGGCTATGCACCTGAAACAATACGGCAGATATGTGCAGGTGTATAGTCAGGAATACTTATATTtgggaatggagagagtacaaaCAAGGAGAAATCAAGTGCTGGAATTCACATTTGTCACAACTGTTCAATATTCTAACCTCTTGGATGGAAATGGAATATGCCTTTCATACTTACTTACACTGAAGATTTATGTTCAAAAGAATGATATGTGCAGTAATAGTGTAATATATCATCCAGTTACAtacacaacaacaatgcatagcAAAACCTTGTGTTCCGAACTATGCAAATTGATCTGAAGAATGCAAATCTTTCATCACATGAAAACAAGAATAAAGAAAACGTTTACATCACAAGCAAAAGGCTATACAAGCTCGGATGAGGCTCCTCTGTTCTTTCATGACAAACTCTTCGCTGTCCCAAACTGACAAAGGCTTCAGTATGTCTGCTATGCACACTTTAGTGCAGTTCATCTTCGCTAAAACATCAACATTCTTGGCAATGGCATCAGAGAGATTTTCGAATGCTTCGGGGAGGTATCACGGATTCGTCAAAATGGGCATAGAGGTACATGATTCTGTTGTGGCCCCATTAGTGATAGCATTCAGAGTTCCATTGTTCAAGAAATTTATCCCATCTGATCATGTGCCTCCAACACATATAATATCACTTCCCATTGTAGGTATTGTAGGTAGCTCTGGTGATTCATACTCTCTACTAGAGTCATTTTTTATGCTGTTACTTATGTCCTCTTGATCAGCAACTGAAGAAATGATATCAGATTCAGTAACTGTACTCAATGTAGACGCACTTTTGTCACTGAATTGTCTCTGGAAATCACTTGAAGTTGGCTCATCAATGTCCATTGCTTCGATGATAAAAGGTGGCTTAAATCTTGAGGGACGTCTCCCCTGGCTGCCAATGCTGAAGCTTTCATGCCTTGTGAAGAACATGTCCTGGTGGGGTATTGCGACATGTTCATGTAGATCACTTTCATCTGATTGCTCAAAAGGATGATCAAACGGATTCCTCCGTGTATGCAGAACGGATGGAGCTGAGCCAGGAAATTCTGTCTCATCAGAACAAGAAAGAATATCAGATAGGTTTCTCTTGCAAACCTTATCATTATCGATGTCTAAGTTACTGTCAGGATCAAATACTATGTTCTTCCTTGATCTTCTCTTAACCATCAAGATCTCTAACCTACGATGCCTTTCCACCTCAGAGTACCCAAGATCCATGACATTCTTATCATCATCTACGGTTCCAAGAAATGCAGGATCAGTGCTGACAATCTTGTCATCGTTTTTGTTGGCCTTGCTCTTGTCAGATTCATAATTATTATCACTCACAGTTCTAGAATCCTGAAGGGACATGTGGTTGTCCGAGTCATCATTTTGGATGGGATCAGGATGGGGGGAATCAGCACTGGAAAGAGGGTCAATCTCGTCCAGGACAGAAGCAATGCGTGTTCTAGGAGTACCAGGAGTGGTACCCTCTGCCTGATCATGATCAAAACCTGGTGAACCATCATGGCAGCCAACTCTACCAAATGGTGAATCCAAAGATGAGTCTAATGGACTGTCCACAGCAGCATTGATAGGCTCTACCTTAATATCAGAAAGCTTCTTCCTGCGACGAACAGAAAAGGCACGGCCCCATTTACAAGTACCAGCCGGTTTATCTTCTGAATCTACTTTCATCTCATCACTCTGTGAATCTGTTGATCCTCTATCATGACTTATCTTGCCCACCATCTCAACAACTTCGATAGCATCTTCTCTGGAAGAATTCAAGCCATCTTTGATTTCACCGTCATTTAAGCTCGCCGTGTTCTCTTTTGCCGAAAATCCCTTGTTTGCTTCCAAATGGATATTCCTGGACAAATCTGCATACTTGGGATCCGAAACCTCGGCGACAGATTTCCGTTCTTCCTTGATCTCAGCAACGTTTGTGCTGCCATGGCTTATCAGCACACCAAGGATAAGAGCGGCACATATGATTACAGGAGAGTGGGACAGAAGGAAAGCGAAGAAACCCGGCGAAGATCTGAATAGCAGGTAGAGCAGCAGGACCGGGAAGAGGAGAACCCAGTTTTCAGAAGCATATCTGTAGCTCATCCTGATTGAACACCTCAAGATCGTCCTTATACATGGCGTACCATGATCTGCCTCGACACCCATGGCCTTGTCCTCTATCAACTTGACAGCACAAATCTAGCAAAGAAACAAACGAAAAAGGCAATAGTTCAGCCAAAATAAGGATCTACTAGCAATGAATGAAGCAAAGAGAGAAAATGTTCAGTCCATAATTCTGAAACTCTCATGCTAAATAATTCCATGCTATATATACTACAGAATTACAAGAGATCAATTCAGGTAGTGCAGTAGTGGTAAGCAATAGCTGAAATCGAAAACTTGAAGAACAAAGATGCAGTCCGTATAATCTTAAATCTCCTAGAACCAAAAAGCGAGTTCAGCAGCAGCATCCTGATCATCACCATCTCTGCTACGACATTACAACTGCGACTGATCGATGGCGCACGAAAGAAAGATTGTTTACCTTCAGGCGGCAGCCGGCGATCCGACGGCGAGATCTTGGTCCCTGAGGCTTCTTTCCTTCAGCGCGCCGGGAAGCAATCGGCAatggcggccgtcgtcgtcgtcggatcGAAGGCAAAGGTCGcagcgaggagagagagagagcacgagGAGACGAGCTCAAGAAAGCGAGACAAGAAAGAGGCAGGCAAGCAGCACGGTGGTGGGGGCAGGTGGTGGGTGGGCCCGGCTGGTCAGCGTCGGCTGGCACTGTACCAACACcgtgacgtcgtcgtcgccctcgtcgtcgtcggtccGGCTGgacgccggtggcggtggcacgtGTGCGCACGCCGGCGGTGGGCCCGCCGCCGGTTCACGCGAGGCCAGGtttggcgcggcgcgggagcgTTTTCCCGCGTGTTTTGGTCTCTCGTCGtgtgggtggggtggggtgggtgaGATCTGGATTCCGTTTGCTttctttctgaattctgatctctagctctctctctctctctctctctttctttctgtggccttttttttgggggtgaGGATGGATCATGGACGGTGCCGAAAAGGCTCTCTTTTTAGCGGCTATTAATTCTGTGGTTCTCCGTCAATGCAGTGCTGCTCATGATGATGTTAACAGATGAAAGGGATCTGTGTTTAGTAACACCGAAAattgtgccttttcttttcttaggaGGGAGGACAATGAGATCATGTTTATTTTGATTGTTCACATTTCACATgataatctctactattatttttttatcggTATTTTGGTGTGTCATCCGTGTTTAGGTCGGTTTTTTAAATctgttcgcttttagaaatacatatccgtatttgagtcagattttaagttcgtttgcttttgaaaatacaaaatgagtcgtataagaaatctctttaaaaaaacttgcatgctaacttgagataaaagTCAGACTCCTAACTAcatctcatgattttctaaactaaaatatccaagcgaatttccaCGGTAAATTTCACCCTAGCTAAACCGGATAACAATTACAAGATTAAAATaatcttcacccgttgcaacgcgcTTTTTTTGGTTTCTTTGGAATAATGGGCATGTGGTGAACCAGTCATGAGTAAATGTGCTTGGGACAAAGTCTCAAAGGGGATAATTCAATCCATTTGTCCCAGACAGCACATTTGGTTGGGGAAAGACGAATCTTTATATAATATGGAGTACTCCAGATCTGATTAGCTAAGGGTGCTACCATGAAGAAACTTAAAAAGTGTGTGCTTCTAGAGGCTCATACCACATATGTAAATATCATTTCATTCATTTTCATCTAGCAAAAAAACACCCAATGCACCTCTTTCCTGTGCATACAAAAACTCGGCACACCGAAAGAAGGCAAGAATCACAATAAAAGAACACAAAGAAACCCTATTTTTACATGTGTATGAACACAATCTCTACATCGCAAAGACTCCAAGAATACAGTTACCGCAGAATAGATCAACTGTATACATACTCATCCGATTGTATGATCCTAATAAGCTCTTGCAGATTATCAAATACGCGCCTTCCAGAGCTCTCAGCTCCAATGTAGTTCAAAAGCTGCTCTGTATCCTAACCACCCAGCAAGGAAATGATCATGATAACGATCTTAGTTTATGGGGAAAATAGATTAAACAAACATTACAACAAATAAGCAGCCAGAATACAACATTAAGGGGGAAAACATACCTTGTGCAACAAGTAGATTGCATAGGATGCCTTAGTGGGGTCATCTTCTTGACATTCCACGAAAAGGGGGTAAACTGTCAGTTTTGGGTCGGTCATGTTGATACATGTACGCTCTGCTGAAGCAATGGATGCTGTTTCAGCTGAAGGCAAACAATCACTCACATAAGATCGCGATCCTCCAAAGTGCAAAGGGTATCGGAGGGGAAGATGAAGATAGGAGGCTATGAGCAAAATTGCctacaaaaaaatataaaaaaattggcaactAGTAACTCTATAACCCTTGAGAAAAAAACAAGCAGTGATCCAGTATGTGCATGCAGGAAGATGAATTTGAACATCTGCCATCATTCCTTCCTTACAAATGTTCAACACTGTAATGACCACAAATTTTGAAAAGCATGCATTGGCTTATTAATTTTGTGTTTCAAAAAGAATAGAAGGATGTATCTTAAGGCCATCTACAATGTTAATTGTGTTCATTGCCTAATTTGAGCATGAAAATGAGCATAGCTAGGTTGGAGCATCCATGCTATCAAGTAATCTTTTTAAGGGCAATGCTACATCAAGTAACTGACATTGATGTTTTATAGTACAGGACAGGAGTGCTGTGAAGACTTACATGCGCTGCATATCCCAGAACAGCTGCGGACCGCTGAAGATCCTTCTCACAGATatcattttgttttcttctttgcttaCCAATTTGCCAACCCAAAAATGTCAAAGCATGTATTTGTGGTAGTTTGATAACATTGAGTAGATGTGTTCCATTCTCTTCTGGAAGTGTTCCATTTTCTTCGGAAAGAGACCTATGTGCTCCTGAAAGTGTTTTGTAGTTTAACAGAACGAATTAGGAAAGAAATTTTCTGCCACTGTTCATCAATCCTCATTAGAAAAATGTGCACTATCTGACAGGTTAACCGGTGTAATTCTTATGTCACTCATATGCTGTATGCAATAATGCAATGTAGTATGCCTATGTTTAAACATTTTTAAGCAGTACACTCCAAACTCTCCTTGTTTGCAGACAACAATATCTCCAAACAGAATAGCATGTGGAACACCTTCGCCAACTTAGACATAGACGATGCACGCCATAAGGATGAGGGCAGAGCAATAAGTACAGAGATGGGTAGATTCAACATTAACTCAAGGAGTGATTCAGTGAacacacatgtatataaacacaCCTGGAAAATAACAATAGATACAACATCCAGAAGATATCTTGGTCTCTTGTAGTCTTTACCAATCTACCGGAAAAGAAGCCATTGAATAAAAGGGCATGGCAAACCAACCTATGATATATTCCTAGAGCATAAACCTAAGGCATCACTCTGCTGGTTAGCAATGTTTAAAGCTCCATACTTCTCATCAGAATAaacatacatatgtattagaACCATGCATATCCTTGGAGTGTCATTGTTCAAGACATGAGATTATTGGATTCTCACCATTAGTATTGGAATTGAGGTTTCGCCCATGCGGCAGATCATGGAATACCTTCACAGGGTACAATGCAGCAACCTGGCCAATCATACTCTGCTGCCTCATCCTTAACAGCCTCTGCAAATCCCCAAGCCGCGCCTTCTCTCCAGACAACGCTTCTTTCGCATCCTGCAATCAACATCGAAAAATCTCCCTGTAAACGCAGGAACAGGAACACACATAGGTACTCTCAATTCTCAATGCACGCGGCATTTGTGTCGATTACCTGCAGCCGCcggctcgcggcggcgacggcgccggagaGGCGCAGCACGCGGTCGATCTGCGCCTGGAGCTGCTCCCTGCGGCGGTCGACGCCCCGGACCGCGTCCCTCCTGGCGACCAGCAACTCCCCCACCCGCGCCCGCCGGAGCTCCACCCGCGCCCGCATCTCGTCCAGCGCCGCGCCCTGCCGCCGCGACTCCTCCCTCACCTGCACACACACCGAATCAAATGGCCGACCGATCAGCCCCCCACTCACGCCAATCCACACGCCGCCCTAGCAAAGCAATCGGGCGCGGGCACGCAACGCGCGCACGGCGCACCTGGagcgcggcgtggaggcggcgggcgaggcaCGCGcgggcctcgtcggcggccacgAGCCTCCCCCCGAGGCTGCCGACGCGGGCGAGCTCCGACGACGGTGGGCCCGCCCCGGCCGCGTCGGGGCTCATCGCGGCCGCGGGccacccgcggcggcggccatggaatgGTATCGAAATGGAATCGAATCGAATCTGCGTGAAGCGGGATGCGTTGCGGGGGAGCGGAAGCAAAGAGGAGAGCGGGGTGGGTGGGGTGATGAGGTGGCGCGGCGCTTACGCAAGGGGAGGGTGCGGGTTTTGGTTTTGGAGTTGGTTCGTCTGGTCGATTCGCTTTCACAGAGTTTCAGCGAGTCCGCGACCACGTCAAGGCTAGTGACGTTTTCAAAGCCACGATGACTCCGGCGAGACAGTGATGCCACTACCTCctcaaaataaatctatttagcATCTATTTTATAGATACCAATACAAAGGAAAAAGAACTATAAGTCTATAACAATCTTcctttatcaaatcccaatataattatttctcaTTTTATCTACTCGTAATATAATTATTCTCTAATTTTACAAATTCCGATGCAATGATTGctttaaaaatgaacttattttgagacaaatggAAAGAGCTACAGGTGAACTTAatgtggaacggaggaagtaggtttCATCAGTTAACTCTGTTTCTTAAACAGTTAAACGATACAATTTTTTAATGataattttgtatatataaaagttactttaaatataaatttatgtttcaattttaaaataattaaaacttaattaaacatCTGACAATATGTCAAACGAGGCAAGCCGTCAGAGAAACACCAACCATATGCAAATGCAACCAAATCAACATTATACGCAACATGAAACAGAACGGTTTCTGCATTCAATGGCACAACATTGCAACGTGTTGCAGCAAAATCTTTTGAATTCGACAGTTTAACACACACAATAGCAGATGAAATTCAACGTAGCACGCATGGTAATTTCGACATGAAGAAAAGTAAAGGAGTACGGCAATATCCAAACTGGAAATCCTAATAAGAGAGATAGCAACGACTGGCTCATTCACGAGCTTCATGGAATAAAATTCTTGGTTTCATGATGAGTTTGTCCAAGAGAGCAGCAACTCATGACAATCTGGCGTCAGTTACCTGGAATTGCaagaacaaatatttttagaaaaaggaTGATTTCAACCATAAGCAAGTTCTATGAAACATAACATGCCATCACAAGTTCACCTTTAGTATCCAACTTGTTTTCCAAAAACAATTCATTTGTGTCTTCGAATATGGATAGATTAGTATCATTCAAATagaaatatgatgtgaaatcaTCTTGAAGAGGTGGAGCATCTCCTTCATATCGTGGCACTACCAGCTCATTGGAGGCAGCCATGGAGTTATGTGCTTCAAAAAGATATCAACAAATCAACAGCTAAATTACTATATAAGTAAAAGATGAAATAAGTAAACTATACGAACCGAAAGAAAGTTCAAAGTTATGAAGCTCTTCCGACGATACTGGACTATTGTGTGTGTAAAAATCAAGATCTTGTTCCCGATATCCCTTGCATAAAGGGAGTTCTGAAGAATCTGCCATACCTTCACATGGCATATTAATAGTGGGACTCAAACTCCCTCCAGAAAGCTCTTCTTTCATCACCACATAGTTCAATACATCAGTATCATTTAGTAATTCTTCTGATTGATCATTTAATAAAGCAAAGTTTGTTAGGTGCGTCGCATAAGCCCTTGAGTAAACGAACTGGTTGTTTGGATCAAATTGGATTAAAGGGAGCTCCATCTGCAAAGCATTAGTTGTGGACAAAGCAGAGAGATTGCCATTTGAAATACCATGGTTGGCAAAGATAGAGGCTGCAAAAGATGGCATGGTCTTATCATTAGAGTTAGTCACAAAGTGATACGAAGTCAATACCAAAAGCTTATGTGTAGAGTGGTTTAGGGGATAGCTCACCTGATGGAAATATGTCATTGTTTGTTGTTTTCAACACAGGAAGTGGAATCTCATATTTTGCTGCAACTTCTATTTGGTTTCTTTGATCTTCTATGGAGTCATAATCTTTTGATGCAAGTCTCCTATCAAGTATATTACTGATGGAAGCATCTGAAAACTGGGGTGCAGAATACATACTAGTAGTATCTTCTAGCTGATTATTGGTCAACTTCTCCCTAACATTGGGGTCAGCAGACTCATGTTGATCTTCATTCAAAGCATCGTTGCATACATTAGCAGGATACAAAGGCGAACGATTGTTCTTGCATTTCTTTATTCGAGTGTTCCAGTAGTTCTTTATTTCATTATCAGTACGCCCTGGCAACTGAGAACATGTGGTCAAGTTAATAACAATGATAATAGATAGAACAATGCATATAACAGTAACAATGTTCTAAAACAACAACTAAGATAGTTATATGCATAAAGCTAGACCCCAAGTTTCACTTTAACTTTTAGCTTGTCCCACGGCTCCTTATTTTCAgtagaactaaaccaggccaatGATTGCAAGTGCAATGAAAAGATACTAGCAGTTTACTTTAAATAGCAACCCCTAAGCCATACAAGCAAAAATAGGCTACATTTCTAAGATAATTTCAAGGATGGGACTTTGACAATATTTATATCTGCTGATTAGGGTTGATCTGATTTGtgatgataatcatattttaggataaacTTGTAATGCAAAAACTACCAAATATTAATTGAAATAAATGAAATGGATaacatttgtttagttgaaGAAAATAACTTCACCAACATTTGAACTACAAATATTAATAATACCCATACCTCCATGTAAAGGTTGCAAAACATATTTGTAATgcaactggaaaaaaaaaactacccaACTTTAAATTGAATAACTTTACCAATGGATGAACTACAAATATTAATATCCCCGTACCTCCCCTCCATGTAAAGGCCACCAAACATACTTGTGATGCAAAAACTATTAAAGAACAACACTTTTATAAATGGTTTCAAgagatatatattttgagagcaaaagaaaaaaaaatgaactacaAGGTGAACTTACATCAGCAGCCATCCGAGACCACTTATTCCCCATTTTACAATGAAGATTAATAATtttattctcttcttccttgctGAAAGCCCCCTTCTTTAGGTTAGGCCTTAGATGGTTCATCCACCGGAGACGGCAACTCTTGCCACACCTCAAGAGGCCAGTGTTCTTCTGCACAAGCTTCCAATTCCTTTCACCATGCTTCTTGATGTACTTCTCTAAGATGGAGTCCTCCCAAGATGTCCATGGACCTTTCTTCAACAGCGGGGCTACGGTGCTCCTTCTgcaatctttatctttatcaaCAAATGACTCGTCATCGCTATTGCTCATATACCAGTGTGTCCTGTCAGAATCAGGATCGCTGTCGCTCTCGTGCATCCTGTCACAAACACGAGTTgaactatcaaaaataaaacagaaatatgtgtacatgaaaatgTTAGGTCAATGGCCACGGCTAGCAGAGATTAACAAATTTATACCcatataaaacttttacaaaAATCGCAAGGTATAAAAAAAACGGATACAACACTtaatttctaaaatcaagaAATGGAGTGACGCCTACttataaaaaagagtaaaatgcatggACGGTCATATAACTTGTTCAGATGTGTCGTGTAGGTCACTCTACTTTCAAAATGCACATTAAGTcactaatacttcctccgtttcacaatgtaagtcattctagcatttcccacattcatattgatgttaatgaatctaaa contains these protein-coding regions:
- the LOC127773915 gene encoding vacuolar protein sorting 38-like isoform X3; amino-acid sequence: MSPDAAGAGPPSSELARVGSLGGRLVAADEARACLARRLHAALQVREESRRQGAALDEMRARVELRRARVGELLVARRDAVRGVDRRREQLQAQIDRVLRLSGAVAAASRRLQDAKEALSGEKARLGDLQRLLRMRQQSMIGQVAALYPVKVFHDLPHGRNLNSNTNGAHRSLSEENGTLPEENGTHLLNVIKLPQIHALTFLGWQIGKQRRKQNDICEKDLQRSAAVLGYAAHAILLIASYLHLPLRYPLHFGGSRSYKMTPLRHPMQSTCCTRAAFELHWS
- the LOC127773922 gene encoding transcription factor GAMYB-like, encoding MHESDSDPDSDRTHWYMSNSDDESFVDKDKDCRRSTVAPLLKKGPWTSWEDSILEKYIKKHGERNWKLVQKNTGLLRCGKSCRLRWMNHLRPNLKKGAFSKEEENKIINLHCKMGNKWSRMAADLPGRTDNEIKNYWNTRIKKCKNNRSPLYPANVCNDALNEDQHESADPNVREKLTNNQLEDTTSMYSAPQFSDASISNILDRRLASKDYDSIEDQRNQIEVAAKYEIPLPVLKTTNNDIFPSASIFANHGISNGNLSALSTTNALQMELPLIQFDPNNQFVYSRAYATHLTNFALLNDQSEELLNDTDVLNYVVMKEELSGGSLSPTINMPCEGMADSSELPLCKGYREQDLDFYTHNSPVSSEELHNFELSFAHNSMAASNELVVPRYEGDAPPLQDDFTSYFYLNDTNLSIFEDTNELFLENKLDTKGN
- the LOC127773915 gene encoding vacuolar protein sorting 38-like isoform X6, with translation MSPDAAGAGPPSSELARVGSLGGRLVAADEARACLARRLHAALQVREESRRQGAALDEMRARVELRRARVGELLVARRDAVRGVDRRREQLQAQIDRVLRLSGAVAAASRRLQDAKEALSGEKARLGDLQRLLRMRQQSMIGQVAALYPVKVFHDLPHGRNLNSNTNGAHRSLSEENGTLPEENGTHLLNVIKLPQIHALTFLGWQIGKQRRKQNDICEKDLQRSAAVLGYAAHAILLIASYLHLPLRYPLHFGGSRSYMTPLRHPMQSTCCTRIQSSF
- the LOC127773915 gene encoding vacuolar protein sorting 38-like isoform X4, giving the protein MSPDAAGAGPPSSELARVGSLGGRLVAADEARACLARRLHAALQVREESRRQGAALDEMRARVELRRARVGELLVARRDAVRGVDRRREQLQAQIDRVLRLSGAVAAASRRLQDAKEALSGEKARLGDLQRLLRMRQQSMIGQVAALYPVKVFHDLPHGRNLNSNTNGAHRSLSEENGTLPEENGTHLLNVIKLPQIHALTFLGWQIGKQRRKQNDICEKDLQRSAAVLGYAAHAILLIASYLHLPLRYPLHFGGSRSYMTPLRHPMQSTCCTRAAFELHWS
- the LOC127773915 gene encoding vacuolar protein sorting 38-like isoform X1, which encodes MSPDAAGAGPPSSELARVGSLGGRLVAADEARACLARRLHAALQVREESRRQGAALDEMRARVELRRARVGELLVARRDAVRGVDRRREQLQAQIDRVLRLSGAVAAASRRLQDAKEALSGEKARLGDLQRLLRMRQQSMIGQVAALYPVKVFHDLPHGRNLNSNTNGAHRSLSEENGTLPEENGTHLLNVIKLPQIHALTFLGWQIGKQRRKQNDICEKDLQRSAAVLGYAAHAILLIASYLHLPLRYPLHFGGSRSYVSDCLPSAETASIASAERTCINMTDPKLTVYPLFVECQEDDPTKASYAIYLLHKDTEQLLNYIGAESSGRRVFDNLQELIRIIQSDEYVYS
- the LOC127773912 gene encoding uncharacterized protein LOC127773912 — encoded protein: MGVEADHGTPCIRTILRCSIRMSYRYASENWVLLFPVLLLYLLFRSSPGFFAFLLSHSPVIICAALILGVLISHGSTNVAEIKEERKSVAEVSDPKYADLSRNIHLEANKGFSAKENTASLNDGEIKDGLNSSREDAIEVVEMVGKISHDRGSTDSQSDEMKVDSEDKPAGTCKWGRAFSVRRRKKLSDIKVEPINAAVDSPLDSSLDSPFGRVGCHDGSPGFDHDQAEGTTPGTPRTRIASVLDEIDPLSSADSPHPDPIQNDDSDNHMSLQDSRTVSDNNYESDKSKANKNDDKIVSTDPAFLGTVDDDKNVMDLGYSEVERHRRLEILMVKRRSRKNIVFDPDSNLDIDNDKVCKRNLSDILSCSDETEFPGSAPSVLHTRRNPFDHPFEQSDESDLHEHVAIPHQDMFFTRHESFSIGSQGRRPSRFKPPFIIEAMDIDEPTSSDFQRQFSDKSASTLSTVTESDIISSVADQEDISNSIKNDSSREYESPELPTIPTMGSDIICVGGT
- the LOC127773915 gene encoding vacuolar protein sorting 38-like isoform X5; this translates as MSPDAAGAGPPSSELARVGSLGGRLVAADEARACLARRLHAALQVREESRRQGAALDEMRARVELRRARVGELLVARRDAVRGVDRRREQLQAQIDRVLRLSGAVAAASRRLQDAKEALSGEKARLGDLQRLLRMRQQSMIGQVAALYPVKVFHDLPHGRNLNSNTNGAHRSLSEENGTLPEENGTHLLNVIKLPQIHALTFLGWQIGKQRRKQNDICEKDLQRSAAVLGYAAHAILLIASYLHLPLRYPLHFGGSRSYKMTPLRHPMQSTCCTRIQSSF
- the LOC127773915 gene encoding vacuolar protein sorting 38-like isoform X2, giving the protein MSPDAAGAGPPSSELARVGSLGGRLVAADEARACLARRLHAALQVREESRRQGAALDEMRARVELRRARVGELLVARRDAVRGVDRRREQLQAQIDRVLRLSGAVAAASRRLQDAKEALSGEKARLGDLQRLLRMRQQSMIGQVAALYPVKVFHDLPHGRNLNSNTNGAHRSLSEENGTLPEENGTHLLNVIKLPQIHALTFLGWQIGKQRRKQNDICEKDLQRSAAVLGYAAHAILLIASYLHLPLRYPLHFGGSRSYVSDCLPSAETASIASAERTCINMTDPKLTVYPLFVECQEDDPTKASYAIYLLHKSSF